Part of the Musa acuminata AAA Group cultivar baxijiao chromosome BXJ3-10, Cavendish_Baxijiao_AAA, whole genome shotgun sequence genome, ACCGAAGACGATCTCAAGACCTGGGACGCTGACTTCGTCAAAGTCGACCAGGCCACCCTCTTCGACCTCATCCTGGTGAGATCTCTCCTCCTTTTTCTTCATTGATATTTCAGTCCTTTTATATGTGTAGAATTCCTTCACTATGAGGAGTTGTTGATCCTTTTTTAACTCTTCTGTTGGAGATCTTTAAGCTGCACGTGTTGTGATTGGAAGAAAAAGATTCAATTAGTTTTGTTTTGGATAAAATTTTAGTTGTcgtaccttttttttttccataatcAATTGGATTCTTCATGTTTTTCTGAATTCTTCTTTTTACGTATGATTTTGTTTATGGGAAATGTCAATATCCTTGTTGTTATTTGTACTTTGTTCTTGATGGATCTTAAGGAATTTAATTTCTACCTTGAAAACACAATTGGTTGTAACATTACCTTTAAAATAGTTGTTTTTCTTACTTGAAATGATGCGGAATATCTTGGACTTTCTTCCTCCTACAGACCTTAGAGAGGGGTCATACATTCTTTTGAGCGAAGAGAAATGATTACTGAATATGGTTGCTTCTCTTTTCTAGCTTATCCTTTTCTTATTTGTACTTTTTTCATTgatatgaaattgatcccatgtgaTGCCActgtttcttttgatgttttcttttttatttatatctcCTTTCCATAACGATGCACTATCGATGTTAGATCACTTATTTGAATGAGATAGTTCATTGTTCACTATGCCCTATAACAAGGTATTGATAAAGTCTGGTACAAAACTGGTGCAGACTACAATTTGGTCTATCTCTGGATATGTAATTTCTTGTTATATGTCATGTTTCTTGTTCATAGTTCTTGTCAACTCAACAACTCTCATGGTATTAACACAAATTCGGACATATTACTGGTCAAATTTGTTCCATGCTTTTATTATCAGCATTTGTTATTATGATTTcataattttgatatattttttcttttcaggAAATTGTGTTATCATTTAGAATTTGATGGTCcatttttaattttgaatttgtTTGATGTGAAGTATTTGGTTGGTTGATTGGTTTTCTTAACCTGGAAGTTATGAGCTTGTGCTAGTTTATTAGTTTTCAGATTATTATTTGATATCTAATTATCATGGAGGATTCTATGAGCTCTCTGTAATTTTTAAAGGCACTTATTACTTACATAAATCAACTCCCTTTCTCAGTCTCTCTAGATTTATGTTATCTAACTGCAACAAAGTTGCATCAGTAGGAAAGGCCACATATGCAATGGGTTTGGCATGAGGTTCGACACTTATCAAGGCAATACTTGAGGTTCAAGAAAAATGGAACTCATGAGCAGTTTAGAAAGTGGTGacactactaggagttggttttctcctataaatttggttttttcatcttattcttcctttcaaatctaataaCTCATTCTTAATTAACGGTTATTGATAAGTTGTATCCTAAAcatgatgcataaacataaaaggtaaaaaaaattgtTGTCATTCTTCATGTACTCCTAAAAAATGGAAGAATGAAATTCTTCTGAAAATAATTGGTACTTCATCTTCTTTAAAAGGCGTGCTGCTTTTGTTGTAGTTTACAGTTTTAGTTTAATATGCATTCATATATGCACCTAGAAGAAACAAAAATGCTGAAGGTACTTTGCTACGCACgtagaagaaaaaaattgctaaAGGTCCTTTGCTACGCACCTAGAAGAAAAAAATGGCTAAAGGTACTTTGCTACTGTTTAATGGGACTCGTCAATCTTTATGCTAAAAAGTATAAATACTTAGCTAAAACTGAATACTGTGCTTGTTTCCTGCCTAAGTAGGACACCTAGCAAACTAAATGAATCTTCTGTTGTAGGACTGCCTCTGTATTTTTGAGTCCCTTCTTTTCTTAGGACTCTGAGGGAAACAGAAACTGGAACTTTGGCCAAACCTTTTTAATTTTCACTTCTGCTCTGTAATTGAGTAGATATCCAAGAAGACCCGATGATACTGATTATAGAGATAACATAGTGATGGAGCCATAATGCCATAGGACAAAGATGATTCACAAAACCCAAAAGCTCATCCGATTAAGCTGTCTTAGGTGGAGCAAAATCAAGCATGCATAGCTGTCTTTGTGCTTATTACTTGTGCAATGTTCTGCAACATATCCTGCCTGTTGCCATCCAAGCAAGCATAGCTATCTTAGGCagagcaaaatgaagttctgAGGATCTCAGCCTTCTCATAAAAGCCAAAAAATAAATGTGGTTTATTGTTTTCATGgctccttttctctttttttttggttAATGGGTGTAGATCCCCTTTAACATACTTCTTTGCTTCTCCATATTTTGCCCTAAAATTTTCTTTGTGCTTATTACGTGTGCAATGTTCTGCAACATATCCTGCCTGTTTCCATCCAAGCCTGCATCGCTGAGGGCTGTTTAGCCAGAAACCAGAGCTGTTAAGTTTCATGTTTGTACTGGCCATCATTCTCTATTTTATTGTCTGTTATATAAATGCTGCCAGATAGAGCCTCCACCGTCGAGCCTCAAGCTGGTTACGATTGAAGTGCAGCTTTGCTAGTTTTCATGTTTGTACTGGCCATCATTCTCTAGAATCGAAGTGCAGCATTTGGTATAGGGTTAAATTTTTCCGGCCAAGTTTGCCTGGCCCAACCTTGTTTTTGTGGTACTCTTTGCCTTTTTGCAGGGAAAATATATAGTAAAGGCATTTACTAGGGGTAGAAAGAGAGGGTTTTCATTCCACCTCCTCCCATGATTCTTATAAAATTACCCTCTAAAATAGTTCATGCATTTGGAAACTGCTTTTCTCTGTGTTGATTCGCGGAGGATGTTATTGGCCAATCATGATATTCTCATGGTATTGAGTACATATAGTGATGTGCTAATTCTTTGTCTGGTGCATTCAGGCAGCAAATTATCTGAACATTAAAGGACTGCTGGATCTGACTTGCCAAACTGTAGCTGACATGATCAAGGGTAAGACACCTGAAGAGATCCGTAAGACCTTCAACATTAAGAATGACTTCACgcccgaggaagaggaagaggttcGGAGGGAGAACCAGTGGGCGTTCGAGTGATGTGACTGTTATCCCCTACATGATCTTGAAGCTTCTTTTATCAATGGAGACTTTTCTCTGGGTTCTGGGACTCTATTTGTCGTCAATCTGTAGTTTATGATTGTAAGTAGAACAGGAATGCATTTGACTCGTGAAAAAGACTTTATATGGTGCATTTAGGATGACATCATTGAATCTCTTGAGCCATTGGTCTGATGAAATTAAAAGTACTCCTTGAGTATGTCCTCCGGATTTCTCATTTGTGTGGGTGAAATGGTGCAATTGGTATGCTGTGCCCATTCTTAGCGCCTTGGGTTGCATAGATTATGTTTAGAGTTAATATTGAGTCAATCAAAATCATGTTTGTTTGATTGGGTTACAGCTTTGAGGTTGCTGTTTTTTTCTGTCATGTAGTTCATCAGTTTTTAAGATTTGTAGTAGAAGTCATACTATGTGTTTTTAAAGGGCCTGcctgatagaaaaaaaaaaatgtatccaAGGGCATTCCAGCTTGTGTTTAGAAAGAAAGCATTTTTAGGGACACTCGATCTACAACTAGATGAAGTCAAGGTCAATGATTTAGCTAAAATGACAAATCAACAGCAAATTCGTGTATTGTATACTGTCACATCCACAAATTTGTGGACTATGATTTCGATCAACGGTTGGGTTATCAAGAAattttgagtatatatatatatatatatatatatatatatatatatatatatatatatatatatatatatatatatatatatatatatatatatatatataatcttaatttCAGAGGTTTGGGATAATATTATATTCCTTAAACAAAATCAATGAGGAAATTGATTCTCATCCCTATTTCTAGAATGGTGATACAGTCAATTTTACAATCCAACTTGAAGCAATTGATCACGGATCAAAGAGAATTTTACTTAgaggtaaaaataaaaaataaaaactcggATCTCATCTTAATCCCATTAAGTAAAAGGcatctgataaaaaaaaatatatatttgtgaAGATTACTGTATATTGTTTTTTAGCTTGGTATGTTATATTAAACTTGTGTTTCGTTGCACATCCAGTCAATATTTCATCAGATCCAAATTGATCCCACTCCATGTGACAAAAAATACTGATCGTATTAGATGgcgagataaaaaaaataattaattctaTTGATTTTATGTGCATTGGGAAAGATAGGCATTCtatctttaaaatatattttagtgaTTAAAGTTTTCTAGGATTAAATAATACGAACGTGTCGTGCGCCACGTTTTTCATTTCCATTCTCACCCCAAATACGACGACACGTGCGTGAAAGTTCATATGCAGTTGCAAATATTCCCCGTTGCCACCTACGGCGGTCGATGGCGACGTGTCTGCCTCCCGCATCACCTCCTACGAACCTTATAAGAGTCGCACCAAATCGACGGGCCCGATTACCTCTAACCCCAATATGGACGGCGGATCCTTCGTCCCCATAAAACGCTACACATAACAGAAGTTGTGGTCTCCAGTACCCGCGGCCTCCATTCTCCCCACCGACCCCTCGCGTTGCCGCCCGCGAGCTTTACAACCTCGTCGAGTGGTGGAGGGGAAGAATGGTGAGCGACCGACGAATCGAGGTCAAAGCCCTCCTCGTCCTAATTGATGGCGGCCTCCTCCTCGATCCACCCCTCTCTGCGCTCCTCCGCCAGGATCTCCGCCGCTCCTCGCCTCTCCCTTGCTGCCTCCAGGTCATTCTCCTTTGCCCGTCGCCGCCTTcatctcccctccctctcttccgATCGGATTTCTGTGCGTGCTCCGATATTTGCTCGGACTCGAACCGCGATCTCGGCGAGCGCCTCCCCCGTGATGGAGGATGCGTCGGATAAGGCGGGTTCTGGGGTTTCGACGGTCGTCGATGTCGATCTCGGGAGCCGGAGCTACCCGATCTACATCGGCTTTGGCTTACTTGACGAACCCGATCTGCTCCAGAGGTACCTTTGTTCCTTTCCTTTTATACTGCTTTCGTGATTTCTTGTTGGACGTTCATTATAGTTTCTTATGCTGGGGAAATTGATCGTAGACATGTACATGGGAAGAGCATTCTAGTGGTCACCAACACCACAATCGCCCCACTATACCTTGACAAACTTGTCAGAGCGTAGACTCACCGGAATCCGAAGGTTACGGTGGAGAGTGTGATTCTGCCCGATGGGGAGAAGTATAAGTACATGGTTGGTGCTTGGGAATAACCCTCTCCTCTTTTAACCCCATCTTGATGGGTATCGTGTCGTTAAGCTGTTTGGGTGGGTTTCTGCAGGAAACTCTGATGAAGGTCTTTGATAAGGTCATAGAGTGTAGGATGGATCGCCGTTGTACTTTTGTGGCCCTCGGTGGTGGTGTCATTGGTGATATGTGTGGCTTCGCTGCTGCTTCCTTTCTTCGTGGTGTTAACTTCATTCAGATTCCTACTACATTAATATCTCAGGTAAACTGTTTTAGTTGTTTTTTTTCCTGTAGCATATTGAATTATGTGAATCGACTGTGTGGTAATTGGCTAATGATATGATGTTAATTGGATTCAGGTGGATTCATCAGTTGGGGGGAAAACTGGAGTAAACCATCCCCTTGGGAAGAACTTGATTGGTACCTTTTACCAGCCACAATGTGTTCTTATAGATACCGATACTCTTAACACATTGCCAAATAGGGAACTAGCATCTGGCATAGGTGAGGTTGTGAAGTGTGGGCTCATCAGAGACAAGGAGTTCTTCGAGTGGCAAGAAAAGAATATGCAAGCTCTGTTAGCAAGGTAGCATGTTGGCTTCTCCTTATTGTGTCTTATTACTGGAAGTTTTATGTTTCCCATAACTTAAGTGAATGCTTGTTGCTCTGTGTGTCTGTTTCAAGATCACTTTGGCATTGGTTTCTTTGCAGAAGTTGTATGTATCttctcttttttccttcatcGGATGGATTCAGTTATTCAAAAAATGGAATATACACAAATATGGACCCGGGCAGGTTTGAAAGAATGTATACAATAGAATTTTATGGAATACACACACTGCAGCATATCATCATTTGACTCTTTTCATATaaaataacaaaagattgatgTGACTTATGCCAATTAGTtcaatttcttttttttcaatGATTTTTCACTACTTTTAGCAATATGCATCTCATCAACATATCTCTGATGTCTAGGGTCGTTAGTTCTTTTAGTAAAGGAATTTCCAATATTCTTCTAGCTCAAATAAAAAATGTATGTAATGATGTTTAGTTTGCTTCCATTTTTAAATTGTTAAATAACTGAAGATCAATCTCTTTTGTGACTTTCAAGCAATGTAACTTTAGCTTCCATCGTAGGTTTTTGCTAAGTAGTTTGACACCCGGTCAGTCTAGAAAAATTTTGTGAAATCCCTTTTTGACTCAATGGTTAAACTTGGATTTTCACTGAAAGAACATTTTGgttcgcaaaggtcaacctccccgaaaccttctatggtcccttaggacctgcaAAAGATAAAACGGGTTAGAAAAAACGTTTCACTCGGGATCtataagcaaacattttcgaaaatacctcataaacaatgcaaattacaaacagactttacaagctccgaATGGTTACACAACAAaatgtcaaaatggtccactacagatcgaatatctctcacaagtgttgcCTTTGATCGTTCCTCTATATGTtgtacaaagtatgaacaaacagaaagacacaaacatacataagTGATATATCAAAAATCTTATTTAGAATTTTGTCTGTGGCAATACGGGCGACACTAAATCTGGGACATACATTTAGTCATGTGAGTCTTCAGTCTACAAGCAATTTTATCATACTATCCTCTGTTTCTAAAAccatttatttgattattatgcttccatattttcttccttttttattatCTCGAGTGCAAGGCTGTCACTTTCAGGGAACGGTGTAAAGCATATCAAATTTGACTTGCAATGTAACTGTCCAACATCATGATATGCTAATAAGATAGTTTGCTAAAAATGGAGAAGTTGCTTCCAAACTGAGCCATCAATTTTGTCACCATGCAACATAATTCTGTAGAACTTTATGTTGTGAACTGGAAGAAACAGTGTTATTGATATATATCAATGCTTCATGATACATGTGTAAATGGAGAAACAGTGTTGATCTGTAGATCAGGAAAAGTGAAAATTTGGAAAAGACTGCTTAGCTTAAGTAACTATAATCATATGCCCATGATATCCACCTTTCATGTCAGGGAAATGTCTCATCAGTCCCAGGTCATCCTGTTTTTGACAAATAACTTTGCTATCAATCATAAAATATGTTTTGATGGGCATTTTCTTGGGATGAAAGTTATTTCTCTCTATAATGGTAAGAAACAATTCCTGTTTTTATGTTTCCCTCTGTGGTCTTCATATTATGTTTTGAACTGACAGTCCTCCTTGAACTAATTGGACTTTGCCAAGAATACCCTCAATTATAAAGGCTCTTGAGTGGGACAATTTCTTGTGTTGTTTTGAGGCAAGAGAATTTGGAGATATGGCCAATGAATGTCTCTTATTTTGTAATTTGACTTCACCAATAGCACTTCCGTTGTTGAACAGATCATCAGGAGGAGGATTTTGTGGACTCATCTAGGTAGAGACATTAGAGATTTACCATCAACCAAAGATTGAAAGAATGATAACCTACTTTATAAGAATATTGCTTGTGATTATCTCAGTGGTACATCTTCtgtcaaaatattaaaaattctggAACAAtattcatttctttctttttgttgtcATTTTCATCAAATAAGGATTTTTATTTCTATATTCATTCTAAACCCAAAACAGAAAATTATTACACAAAATTAAGAAGCTAAGAAGTTCTAACATTTGATTGTAATATACTGAACTATcatatgcataataatatttcacATAATTTAATGTGAATTTGTTCGATTCTAAGTGAATTTGTTCCAACATTTCCAATGTTGGATTGGAAAATGTAAGATTGGAAAGAATGCTTAGAGAAAATAAACGTGGCAAATTAACATTTCCAATTTGTAATGATGAGGTTTTCCTTTCTGCACAAGCCCACGTTTACTTTAAACATTGTCTGTATACCAACCATGAAATTAAGGGAATTCTGAATTAAATGACTGGGAGAAGTAGCACTTGCCTGATTGGGATCAGATGTGAGGTATATATATAAGCTTCTTCGAGCTATAATTGAGATGGAAGGAATGTTCCGATGCACCGACTGTTTGCTAAGGAGAGAAACAGCAGATTTCTGGGAtgatacaatttttgttattttaaataATGGGATGATGCAACCCAACTATTATTAAAAaagcaaaaaatatatatccaTCTGAATGACATGGGTATatacaaatataattatatttatgtttagcattatatatatatgtctcaTTTTAATTGAggactttttgcaagtaaaagaaCTTAAACAGCAATTGAAGATAGATAGCATGTCCAATTAGCAAAATATGCACTTTGACCAAGTTTTTGATCCATTTAAGTCCAAAAATGTGTGTGGGTCTGTCAGACAACCCCAGGATCGCCCCAGCCGACGGGCACCACCAGCTGAGAACGATCCCCTACTGtgaatttcttaagtttacaaaccCAACTTTCTTTTCCGTTTTGTATGAATCTTTCAAgttattccatatagatttcctcatcaaaATCAAATCTATCAAAATCCccgttcaaaaatattatttcatgtCCATTTGATGTAACTTAAGATCATAATGATCTACTAATACAATGATGATCCTCAACGAGTTCTTTCTAGAAACTAGAGAAAaaatctcattatagtcgatgtcttctttttgagaaaaacctttggccatgactctggctttatatcattcgatattatcCGCTAAGTCACGTTTTATAAGTACTCATTAACAactgactcttttataattattaaaaaatttaatgagtTCTCAAACATCATTATGGTcgattgattttattttattttttattgcatcatgctattttttagaattattactttctatggcttatgAAATTATAAGGGGTCTCATTTTATtctatatcataatttgattcttataaatatactatataatcatcaaaaatgacatgtttttttttcctttgagatcttctcaaaactACAAATTGTAATTATTCTACAAAATCATCAACGACgatatcaacatcatgtgagagttcatcGATAATATTTTATTGTTCACCCTCATCGATTCTTTCATTTatttgaggaacaataatttGAATAtgagatgatataggagaattaaTCTGAATCTTCTTAGGAATCTTGCGTTACCAGATTGTAGTAGGAACGGTGATTACATGAATGCATTCCAAATGTAAGATCGGAAAGAATGTTCAGAGAAAATTAACATTTCCAATTTGTAATGATGAGGTTTTCCCTTCTGCACAAGCACTCATGTTAAGTGCTTCGCCCACGTTTACTTTAAACACTGCCTGTATACCAATCATGAAACTAAGGGAATTTTGAATTGAATGATTGGGAGTAGCACTTGCCTGATTGGGACCTGATgtgggctatatatatatatatatatatatatatatatatatatatataagcttctTCGAGCTTTATGGTATAATGGAGATGGAAGGAATGTTCCGATGCACTGACTGTTTGCTTCTGGGcacaatttttattattttaaataatgggATGATATAATCCAACTATTattaaaaaagtaaaaattataTATCCATCTGAACAACAtggatatatacaaatataactATATTTATGTTTAGCATTAGATATATATGTCTCATTTTAACAACAATTGAAGATAGATAGCATGTCCAATTAGCAAAATATGCACTTTGACCAAGTTTTTGATCCATCTAAGTCCAAAAAAGTGTGTGGGTCTGTCAGACAACCCCAAGATCGCCCTAGCCGGATGGAGCAACCACCAGCTGAGAACGATCCCCTACCGTGAGAGATCTCGAGAGATCCCCACCGTTAATCACGCTCCGATCCCGAGGTCCTGAATCATCAACCAGACTTTTGTGCCTATCTCGTTAGAGTTCAAAGAGACAGTTGTACGAACCTATAGAACAGATCCTGTTCAAGTAAGATCGTGCTCTGTTCACCCGTTGGGGTTCTAATATAGCTTGAAGATATCTTGGGATTTGTGATGTGGGACTAAGTGTCGTCGTTGCGGATCGACTCGGCGAGTCATCCTACGTCGTTGTTCCGAGTCCAGATTCGTTATTGGTGAG contains:
- the LOC135582241 gene encoding SKP1-like protein 1; its protein translation is MAKTITLRSSDGEVFEVEEAVAMESQTIKHMIEDDCADNGIPLPNVTSKILAKVVEYCKKHVDAAARSSSSDDAPSVTEDDLKTWDADFVKVDQATLFDLILAANYLNIKGLLDLTCQTVADMIKGKTPEEIRKTFNIKNDFTPEEEEEVRRENQWAFE